The following coding sequences are from one Ornithorhynchus anatinus isolate Pmale09 chromosome 11, mOrnAna1.pri.v4, whole genome shotgun sequence window:
- the TMUB2 gene encoding transmembrane and ubiquitin-like domain-containing protein 2, producing MRLTDQLPPSSRQAADQRPPRSPVQPWSPPDATFIEGVGNEVTVVVGVAVLALALVLAWLSTYVADGSGQLLGTIVAAGDAAGLRVDHLVGGSVASQPAEPPGSSARGEEKAEEEGGEAEPPGEPGAGGGAESGPDPLLDIRGLPPRAPAGEGGPGPPAPGPGGSGPSLISVRLKFLNDTEELALARPEDTVGTLKSKYFPGQEHQVKLIYRGHLLQDPARTLRSLHVTDNCVIHCQRGPAPAPPDPAAPPGPGPRPAASGFSALPGLGLGNLMVPVFVVMLGVIWYFRINYRQLFTAPATVSLVGITVFFSFLVFGMYGR from the exons ATGCGACTAACTGACcagctgcccccctcctcccggcagGCCGCTGACCAACGGCCCCCCCGCAGCCCGGTCCAGCCATGGAGCCCCCCCGACGCCACCTTCATCGAGGGGGTGGGCAACGAGGTGACGGTGGTCGTGGGCGTGGCGgtgctggccctggccctggtgcTGGCCTGGCTCTCCACCTACGTGGCCGACGGCAGCGGCCAACTGCTGGGCACCATCGTGGCGGCCGGGGACGCCGCCGGCCTCCGGGTGGACCACCTCGTGGGCGGCTCCGTGGCCTCCCAGCCGGCCGAGCCCCCGGGGTCGTCCGCACGGGGCGAGgagaaggctgaggaggagggcggggaggccgagccccccggggagcccggggccggcggaggggccGAGTCCGGCCCGGACCCCCTGCTGGATATCCGGGGGCTGCCCCCGcgggccccggcgggggagggcggccccgggcccccggcccccggccccggcgggagcGGCCCGAGCCTCATCAGCGTGCGCCTCAAGTTCCTGAACGACACGGAGGAGCTGGCGCTGGCCCGCCCCGAGGACACCGTGGGGACCCTCAAGAG CAAGTACTTCCCCGGCCAGGAGCACCAGGTGAAGCTCATCTACCGCGGCCACCTGCTGCAGGACCCGGCCCGCACCCTGCGCTCCCTCCACGTCACCGACAACTGCGTCATCCACTGCCAGCgcggtcccgcccccgcccccccggaccccgcggcgcccccgggccccgggccccggcccgccgcctccggcttctccgccctccccggcctcggcctGGGCAACCTCATGGTGCCCGTGTTCGTGGTCATGCTGGGCGTCATCTGGTACTTCCGCATCAACTACCGCCAGCTGTTCACCGCGCCCGCCACCGTCTCCCTGGTGGGCATCACCGTCTTCTTCAGCTTCCTGGTGTTTGGCATGTACGGGCggtga